In the genome of Paenibacillus pabuli, the window GGAAATCTCCAGCCCGAACCTGCCAATCTACCTGAACGACAATACAGACAAGCTGCGTGCCGACATGGTACTCATCTCGGATACGTCCCTGCTTGAAAAAGGAAAACCGGCGATCTCCACAGGTCTGCGTGGTCTTTGCTCGCTTGAAGTTGATCTGAACACAGCCAACACGGACCTGCATTCCGGTTCATTTGGAGGCGGTGTACCGAACGCACTGCACGCACTCGTATCTCTGCTCGCTTCTTTGCATGATGAACAAGGCCGCGTGAGCGTCGACGGTTTCTATGATGGCGTTCTGCCGCTTTCTCCTGAGATGAGAGAAGAGTTTGTTAAGCAGGGCTTCAATGAAGAACAGCTTCGTCAAGACCTCGGGCTGGAGCAATTGTACGGGGAAGAAGGTTACTCGTTCGTGGAACGTGTAGGTGCACGTCCAACGCTGGAGCTGAATGGCGTATGGGGTGGATTCCAAGGTGAAGGAACCAAAACCGTTATTCCAAAGGAAGCTCATGCCAAAATTACATGCCGCCTCGTTGCGGACCAAGATCCTCAGCATGTATTGGACCGTATCGAAGCACATCTGCGCGCTCACGTTCAACCAGGCGCAACGCTGCATATAAAACAGATTGAGAAAGCCTTTGCTTTCAATACAGATCCTTCCAATCCATTCCTGCAAAAGGCAGCCGATGCTTATGAGCAAGTGTACGGCGTTCGTGCCCTGTTTACAAAAGACGGCGGCTCCATTCCGATCGTGGAGAAACTTTCACGTGTGCTTGGTATCCCGGCTGTTATGATGGGCTTCGGTTTGCCAGACGAGAATCTGCATGCACCGAATGAGCATTTCAACCTGGAGAACTTTGATAAAGGGTTGTTGACGATTGTTCAGTTTATGAAGAGTTTGTAAAATTGAATCCTCACTCTTACACGAGGTCACTCCGCAGGGAGAACAAGCTTCCGATCGCTGTTATCCCCGGATTTCCTTGATTCCCTTTAATAAAGGGTGAAATACCGGTGATAAAGGCGAACGCTGCGCTTCTCCAGCTTTCTTCTCCCCACTTCGTTAACGTGTAAATTATGAATTCAATTTTATATAGTATTGGTATAATTAGATCTAATAAAAGCGACGACCCTAAGGGATGTCGCTTTTATTAATTCGATTTCGGCCCCTGCACTACTTTGCAGCTTTTCCATGAACTTATTTTAAGATTGAACCTACTTTACAAATGAAGGGTAATAGGTAGGCTAGGTAAATACAAAAAAACGACGGCCCCAGAGGTCGTCGTTTTTTTTCGAGAAAAGTGAATCCTATGCGTTAGTGAGATTTAAGTTACATTTGTTACAATGGCTCGTTATTTACCTTTTAACGAACCTAGCACGTGTCATCCTCCACTTATGATCGGAAGGTTGTGAAATTTAACATATGCACAAGCTGCATCATATGTGTGATTTCCTGCTGGACTTTGGAAGTATCCGTGCCAGCCATCGCCTGATTAGCCCGCAGCGTTCTGCGGGTGTTCAGCATGCCGTCGATTAATTTCATCACTGTGTTGCGTCCACGATGATCCACAATCATATACTTTTTGCGCGCATCCAGCTCTACCCACACGATATTGCTGAATGAGGTGAACAGGTGTCTGCGATAATGCTCCATATCGGTCTCATTATAGTGCTCGCCATAAAAGGCATAATATCCGTGTACGTGCAGCTTTTCCGCCAGCTCTGTGATGAACGGGTCGAATTCGAGCATAGCGTTACGTTCCATGTTTCACGCCTCCGTAATGCGTGATCCGCAGATCCCGTCTTTTTTGAGATCTATTTTATCACATTACAGAGTTTCACGTATAAATACAGTGTTTATAATTTGAAATGATCTTAAGGGAGCGGCTTTCCGAAGATTAGAGATTTTCCGCTTATATGATGCCAAGATGGAAGAGAAGCCATTAATACTTCCATCATCAAAGAGTAGATTGGTTCGTTTCTCATACTCAACATATCCAAGCAAAAAAGGCCACATTACCCGGCAACGGAGTGTGGTTTTTCTTATGCTATTTCATCATCTGATCCACACGTCCAAACAGAAACTTAACCACATCGCTTGGTCCTGGCAAGTTCGAATCGAAAAGCAGCACAATGCCAATTAACGCACTCACAGAAGTGAATCCTGCTGAAAGCCACTTGGCTCTCTTCTCCTTACTGTATTTCCATTCCACATAGATGATTGTTACAGCGAGCAACAGTATGCCCAGAACGGACGCCAGTTTCATAAAATGTCTCCTTCCGTTGGCGTATTTACGTGCCTGAAAATTTGACCGTTCAATTCTCATCCTCATCAGGGATGCCCTGCGGTCCCGTAGATTTGCCGGTACGTACCACCTTAGCCTTCACCTTTATCTTCACGTCCAATTCCGAATAGATCGTTTCCCAGTTTTTCTCTTGTTCTTTCCACTGCTTCGGGTAATATCTGCGAAATTCCACTGCAAATTTGTACAAATCGGTATGCATCTCCTGCTGGGACATGCGCAAAGCATCTTCAGCCATTTCGGAGAGTTTTTTGCACCATGCCTGTTCCAGTTTTTTCAGCACCGCAGGGTCGGTAAGGTTCTCATCTGTCGTGTTTAACACCACTTCACCCCGGGTCTGAATGTCAACTGCCATGCTCCAGCGTCCGCCCGAAATTTTCGGCTTATATTTCGTTTGAATGTCAAGAGGACGTATCGAAAAAGAACCCTTGGACTGCTCAAAATCTACAGGCATGATGATGTTGTTCAATTCTTTGGCGAGCAATAGTACACCAACCGTTAACGGTTCAGTAACGGTTCTGATGTAACGATCATTTTTGTAGAGACTAAGTCCCTTGATATAAGGCGTCGTTGTCAATTTATCCTGATTTCCTTCAGGTGGCAGAGTCAACATGCGCGACAGGATGACGGAAGCGCCGGGCCCTTCGATGGATTTGGCCAAGTCAAGGACCGTTGTACGTGTACCCAGTTTCATATTGGCCATTTCACGCAGAGATTCGGCTGAACTCCTCTCTAGCGGATCAAGCAAGGCAAGGATATCTTTCGCAGCTTCTGTGGTGG includes:
- a CDS encoding dipeptidase — its product is MKEQTYFQENREKHLAELNEWLSIPSISAISAHKEDINRAAQWAADALTRAGMENVEIIPTAGHPIVYADHLHAPGKPTALIYGHYDVQPVDPLNLWETPPFEPTVRDGKLFARGATDDKGQIFLHIKAVEALLAENKELPVNVKFCIEGEEEISSPNLPIYLNDNTDKLRADMVLISDTSLLEKGKPAISTGLRGLCSLEVDLNTANTDLHSGSFGGGVPNALHALVSLLASLHDEQGRVSVDGFYDGVLPLSPEMREEFVKQGFNEEQLRQDLGLEQLYGEEGYSFVERVGARPTLELNGVWGGFQGEGTKTVIPKEAHAKITCRLVADQDPQHVLDRIEAHLRAHVQPGATLHIKQIEKAFAFNTDPSNPFLQKAADAYEQVYGVRALFTKDGGSIPIVEKLSRVLGIPAVMMGFGLPDENLHAPNEHFNLENFDKGLLTIVQFMKSL
- a CDS encoding Ger(x)C family spore germination protein gives rise to the protein MQIWQRILVTALCCVLLSGCWDRTEINDLAIVLATGVDYKDDKVELTAQIFVPRKGGGGDSSSGGGSPSGVTLIRTAEGRTIAESLNRLQRKVARNMFWGHCEVIVLSEAAGKHGIREYIDFFLRYPQIREHAYVFSTTEAAKDILALLDPLERSSAESLREMANMKLGTRTTVLDLAKSIEGPGASVILSRMLTLPPEGNQDKLTTTPYIKGLSLYKNDRYIRTVTEPLTVGVLLLAKELNNIIMPVDFEQSKGSFSIRPLDIQTKYKPKISGGRWSMAVDIQTRGEVVLNTTDENLTDPAVLKKLEQAWCKKLSEMAEDALRMSQQEMHTDLYKFAVEFRRYYPKQWKEQEKNWETIYSELDVKIKVKAKVVRTGKSTGPQGIPDEDEN